A genomic stretch from Aminobacter aminovorans includes:
- the rpmH gene encoding 50S ribosomal protein L34, whose translation MKRTYQPSKLVRKRRHGFRARMATKGGRGVVAARRNRGRKRLSA comes from the coding sequence ATGAAGCGTACCTATCAGCCGTCCAAACTCGTCCGTAAGCGCCGTCATGGTTTCCGTGCTCGCATGGCAACCAAGGGTGGTCGTGGCGTCGTCGCAGCTCGCCGCAACCGCGGCCGCAAGCGGCTTTCCGCCTAA
- the yidC gene encoding membrane protein insertase YidC, with the protein MENNRNFFITIALSVLILTLWQVFYMNPRVESQREAARIEAERVTQQTPAAQPGAAPGTGVSMPATPQAGVPGAPTTQVAVVDRAQAIAASGRIPVDTPSLKGSINLTGARIDDISLKHYRVAVEPNSPVIELLNPQALPAGFYSEIGFVGSEATGAVPGPDTVWTAEPNATLTPATPVTLTYINDKGLTFKRTIAVDQNYMFTVTDTVANAGSTDVALSNYGRLTRFDKPLHASTYVLHEGLIGVTGTEGLQEINYATIEDDKQVLPGKSTDGWLGITDKYWAAALVPSGKQPFQPRFSYFEDGRPRYQADFMTDPITVAAGQSATVETLVFAGAKEVAKINAYEADRQIRQFELLIDWGWFYFITKPMFWLIDTLYKMLGNFGLAILATTVIVKAIFFPLANKSYKSMANMKMVQPKMLEIREKYADDKMKQQQAMMELYKTEKINPLAGCWPVLIQIPVFFALYKVLYVTIEMRHAPFFGWIHDLAAPDPTSLFNLFGLLPWGVPAFLMIGVWPLIMGVTMFLQMRMNPTPPDPTQAMIFTWMPILFTFMLASFPAGLVIYWAWNNSLSILQQGVIMKRQGAKIELWDNLMALFKKKPTPAE; encoded by the coding sequence ATGGAAAACAACCGTAACTTCTTCATCACCATCGCCTTGTCGGTGCTGATCCTGACGCTCTGGCAGGTGTTCTATATGAACCCCCGCGTCGAATCGCAGCGCGAAGCCGCGCGCATCGAAGCCGAGCGCGTGACCCAGCAGACGCCGGCCGCGCAGCCTGGGGCCGCACCGGGCACCGGCGTCAGCATGCCCGCGACGCCGCAGGCCGGTGTCCCCGGCGCACCGACGACGCAGGTCGCCGTTGTCGACCGCGCCCAGGCGATTGCAGCATCCGGCCGCATCCCGGTCGACACACCGAGCCTCAAGGGTTCGATCAATCTGACCGGCGCGCGCATCGACGACATCAGCCTCAAGCACTACCGCGTCGCCGTCGAACCGAATTCACCCGTCATCGAGCTTTTGAACCCGCAGGCGCTGCCAGCCGGCTTCTACAGCGAAATCGGCTTCGTCGGCAGCGAGGCGACCGGCGCGGTTCCGGGTCCCGACACCGTCTGGACTGCCGAGCCCAATGCGACGCTGACACCGGCAACGCCGGTGACGCTGACCTACATCAACGACAAGGGCCTGACCTTCAAGCGTACCATCGCCGTCGACCAGAACTACATGTTCACGGTGACCGATACGGTGGCGAATGCCGGCAGCACCGACGTCGCGCTGTCCAATTACGGCCGCCTCACCCGCTTCGACAAGCCGTTGCATGCCTCGACCTACGTGCTGCACGAAGGTCTGATCGGCGTGACCGGCACCGAGGGCCTGCAGGAAATCAACTACGCCACCATCGAGGACGACAAGCAGGTTCTGCCTGGAAAGTCGACCGACGGCTGGCTCGGCATCACCGACAAGTACTGGGCTGCCGCACTTGTGCCTTCGGGCAAGCAGCCGTTCCAGCCGCGCTTCTCCTATTTCGAGGACGGCCGCCCGCGCTACCAGGCCGACTTCATGACCGATCCGATCACGGTCGCCGCTGGTCAATCGGCGACCGTCGAGACGCTGGTCTTCGCTGGCGCCAAGGAAGTGGCCAAGATCAACGCTTATGAAGCGGACCGCCAGATCCGCCAATTCGAGCTTCTGATCGACTGGGGCTGGTTCTACTTCATCACCAAGCCGATGTTCTGGCTTATCGACACGCTCTACAAGATGCTCGGCAATTTCGGTCTGGCGATCCTCGCCACCACCGTCATCGTCAAGGCCATCTTCTTCCCGCTCGCCAACAAGTCGTACAAATCGATGGCGAACATGAAGATGGTGCAGCCCAAGATGCTGGAAATCCGCGAGAAATACGCGGACGACAAGATGAAGCAGCAGCAGGCGATGATGGAGCTGTACAAGACCGAGAAGATCAACCCGCTGGCGGGCTGCTGGCCGGTGCTGATCCAGATCCCGGTGTTCTTCGCGCTCTACAAGGTGCTCTACGTCACCATCGAAATGCGCCATGCGCCGTTCTTCGGCTGGATCCACGACCTGGCCGCACCGGATCCGACCTCGCTGTTCAACCTGTTCGGCCTGCTGCCATGGGGCGTGCCGGCCTTCCTGATGATCGGCGTCTGGCCGCTGATCATGGGTGTCACCATGTTCCTGCAGATGCGCATGAACCCGACGCCTCCGGATCCGACCCAGGCGATGATCTTCACCTGGATGCCGATCCTGTTCACCTTCATGCTGGCGTCGTTTCCGGCGGGCCTCGTCATCTACTGGGCGTGGAACAACTCGCTGTCGATCCTGCAGCAGGGCGTGATCATGAAGCGCCAGGGCGCCAAGATCGAGCTCTGGGACAATCTGATGGCGTTGTTCAAGAAGAAACCGACACCGGCGGAATAG
- the rnpA gene encoding ribonuclease P protein component, which translates to MPADGKPEGSAPHGRGPERLLKRKQFLAVRRGDKRRGRFFLVEVLDRDDSAGPRVGYTVTKKVGNAVVRNRVKRRLREAVRTHAAGDMAAGKDYVIVGREDVLTAPFGQITAELSRRIRGTR; encoded by the coding sequence TTGCCCGCTGACGGCAAGCCAGAGGGGTCTGCTCCGCATGGTCGCGGCCCCGAACGGCTTCTGAAAAGAAAACAGTTTCTGGCCGTCCGCCGCGGTGACAAGCGGCGCGGGCGGTTTTTTCTCGTCGAGGTTCTGGATCGCGACGACAGTGCGGGGCCGCGCGTCGGCTATACCGTCACCAAGAAGGTCGGCAACGCGGTTGTCCGCAATCGCGTCAAGCGGCGCCTCAGGGAAGCCGTTCGTACACATGCCGCAGGTGACATGGCCGCCGGCAAAGACTATGTGATCGTCGGGCGCGAAGACGTGCTCACCGCCCCCTTCGGCCAGATCACGGCCGAACTTTCTCGGCGCATTCGCGGAACGCGATAA